From Streptomyces fungicidicus, one genomic window encodes:
- a CDS encoding PaaI family thioesterase has protein sequence MTASPALDLTTARRTLADQPFSRLLGARLTAFGDGGATLEIDIREELRQQNGFLHGGVLSYAADNALTFAAGALLGPHVLTGGFSLQYLRPATGRTLRARAEVVHAGRRQAVVRCDLLTLDEDGTGTLCAVAQGTVLPVQAP, from the coding sequence GTGACCGCGTCCCCCGCACTCGACCTGACCACCGCCCGGCGGACCCTCGCCGACCAGCCCTTCAGCCGGCTGCTCGGCGCCCGGCTGACCGCCTTCGGGGATGGCGGGGCGACCCTGGAGATCGACATCCGTGAGGAACTCCGCCAGCAGAACGGCTTCCTGCACGGCGGCGTCCTCTCCTACGCCGCCGACAACGCCCTCACCTTCGCCGCCGGGGCCCTCCTCGGCCCGCACGTCCTCACCGGCGGCTTCTCCCTCCAGTACCTCCGCCCGGCCACCGGCCGCACCCTGCGGGCCCGCGCCGAGGTCGTGCACGCCGGACGGCGGCAGGCCGTCGTCCGCTGCGACCTGCTCACCCTCGACGAGGACGGCACCGGCACGCTGTGCGCGGTCGCCCA